A region of the Apus apus isolate bApuApu2 chromosome 5, bApuApu2.pri.cur, whole genome shotgun sequence genome:
gtctctcctgcttctctggGTCCCCCATACCCAGCTCCATTGCCAGTTTTCAGGGGGTTGGCAGAACATGACTCCATTCCCTGGGGTTGCTCAAGGTCTTACCCTCACAGGTCCCACCCCTGGAACAGATTCAGCTCCTCCAAGTCCAGTCTGGACTATGGACAATGTAcatttccatctgttttttcactgttaTCCTCAAAAAGTGTTAGTGATTTGCATCAACAGCTGTCTTGAATTACACTGCCCTTGGAAAATGTGATTGTTTGGCTTTTTCATTCCAGAGATGTGAGAAAAGATCCTGTTTTAGCTGAGGAGTTGGAAAAAGTTAAGCTTGGAAGCCTTTTGCCATCAGGTCTCAGCAAAGAGCTTGAAAAGAAATACCTTGACAGTGAAGAGGTGAGAATCTGCTCagtctctcctcttccctttaCTGCTCCCATAAGACTCCTTGGAGGAGCTCTGACTTGCCTTGTGTGTACACTGTGAGTCACACATCCTTccagagagaagcaaaaatgcttttgcttccttctgGGGGACAGGTCCCCTTTCTGTTAAGATGGAACTTGCAGAGCAAACCTCTGGTGAGCTCAGCCTTCTGCCCTAGGAGCCATCAGAAAAGAACTGCGCTGTTATTGCAAACCTTGTGGTAGGAAGGCGGAAAGGAACCTAACAACAAATCTTTATGGGTAACTTTCCAGTTGTCTGTTAAATCCCCAGAGGGATTTATGCTCCCTCTCACAGACAATGAATGAACTCAGAATTACTTCTGGTCTCTGCAGTGATGCCACACCTTGGATGAGTGCAAAGCATGCACGTCTGGCCttgaaaaatctgtctttttgaTGGAGAATCACCTGGTCTGTTGAAAATAACAGTTGCTCTGTTTTTTGCATCACTCTTGCcttaatggaaaaaagaagcaaCTTTTACAGTACTCTCATGGCTTAGTGCTTCTGGCATTTTGGGCTGGAATTCCTGGAAAATGAGAAGACAAGTTCCAGCTGTAGCCCATGATGGTTGGCAGGTGGGAGAGGTGGGCATGAGGGCTGCAAAGCACATGAACAAGGCACTTGGTGGTCAGAAGTACATGTCAGCCACGACACAGACCATTTCAAGAGTCTTGCTGCACAGTGTGCATGCCAGCAGGGTCAGAGCAGATAAAACCTGAGAACACTTTGTTTCAGTTTCCAGTTTCAGTTTCCAGTTGTAAGAGATCAGAAGTAGCTGAAAAAACGGGGTTAGCTCTGAGTGTGACACACAGACAATGCATGGCTGGGGGGAATTTGGGATCTGGTGTGTGAAGATGCCTGccaccttcctaccctccactcccctcccctgcccttgGGATCACCACTGATGGTGGTAACGGATGTAGGTCTTGATCTTCATTCCCACCCTGAAATAATCAACTCATTATTGAATAGATGGATGCTGTGAGGGGGTTGTCCTTGCTGCTGTGAAGTGGTGGGTAGGGCGTCTCCTAAGAAAAAGCCTTTATTTCTCAGCCAGGGCCAAGGAAAAGGTCTGCTCAGCCAGACAAATGGTGGGTGAGCAAGTAAAACCTGCATAAGACAGGAGCTGCTACCTACACTTTGTGGTAAATGCTGTTGTTCTCTGTTCCCTACAGGCTACTATAAAAAATTCACTGAGCAAATCTTTAGAtgatgaaatacaaaaatggaaagaagacaaagaacCAGAGAAACTAAATGGTCATTTTCAGAGTGAACTACTAGCAATAATTCTTATCCAGGTAATAatgatatatataaaaaataaacaatttcatCCTGCTTGTGTTTAGGACTGGAGACTAACTAGTCAATTCAGGAAAGCGAAAGGCCAAGTCACTTCTGGAGGGTGTTCTCTTCTGGAGAATCAGAGTTGGGTGGTACACGGGAGCCTGAACCCATGATTGGGCATGGTCCTTGTCTGGCATGTGATGGATGCAAAGCAACAGAAAGCTGCCTTCATTTCTCCCTGTGTGGTCTTTTCTGAACCCCCAGCCATTAGGCACTGGATAATGTAGCGGCAAAGTGACAAGAGACAGGTTGAGCCACACGAGGAAGCAACGCGGGGCTGTTGTCCTGCTTGCTCCTAGGGAGACTGTCAGGGACAGAGCTACTCCACATGCTCACGCTATTTCCAAATGCTCAGTGCTCTCcctcctctggctgcagaggaTTAGTAgatcttctttttaaaaaataaacccttcATGTATTGAAGGTGCTGTGCTTaagctgtttgttttaatgCGATCAGATGatattcagtgaaaaaaatgcagaagaaccCAAGTGTCACTTTCCTCACTTTCTCAGCTATTTTATAGgctttctttcaaaatcagcattgaatggtttgtgttggaagagaccttcaagatcatctagttccaacctctctgcatggccagggacacctcccattagaccaggttgctcaaagcctcatccaacctggcctcgaGCACTTTAATAGTTCTTTCTTCCTCACATCTCTCCCCATGTGAAAATGGAGCACAGAACTGGGTGGAGCACACCAAATGAGCACCGCTGCTCTGCACAGTCTCGGTCCCAGAGGGATGCAGGAGAGCTGACCACGGTTACGGCAGTTAAGGATCTGTAGCCTTTTTATCCAGCAAACCCAGCCTTTTTTGGAGCAGATGGCCTTTAAAAGTGagcttgttaatttttttagagTATCTACAGCAGCCAGGAAGAAGCCAAGAACATCAGTGTGGCAATGGGCAAGGAGCTGTCGTGTCGCCTGTGGAAGGAGCTTCCCGCCTTCCTGAGAAGGTGCGGTAAgggcagcgcggggccggggggctgccAGCGCCCTGGGCAGGCTCTCACCCTCTCCCCATCTCCCCTCCAGCTACAGGGATGCTTTTGAAGACTTCAAGGAGAAAGGCAAGAAGCACACATTCTACAAGCCTATACTGATTGCAAATATTAACAACTGCTGGAATTTTAGGTGAGGGTCCAAAAGCAAAGGCTTTGCACCTTCCTCTGCAGGCAACAGACCATAGTGTGGAAGAGGCGAGGCAATACTTCAGGGTGGGCAGAAGGAGGTCAATCTGCCTGCAGGGGAAGGTTTGGAGACCTGTGAATTTATCTGTATGTATCTCTTTTGAGAACAGATTATTCTGATCTTGCTTATATTGTCTTGCAGAGACTACACGGAGAAAAACATGGCAGAAAAGGATTACAATAAAGCCAGTATCCTCAGCACTCTTGGCGACATTGAAAACAGTGGCTTTGAagtgctgcttcagcagctgttTGCACAGCTGAAGGTACCCTATATACACCCCCAactccctcctgccccatggCTCAGCCTCCTCCAGTGCCGGGCATGTTCTGCCCTGCTATCGCCTGCCCAAAGCTCTGATTCAATTGCAGCAAAATTCAGAAGGTTTGTGGGGCAGGTCACCTCTCAGCATCAGTCAGAAACCTCTGGATCACCTCTCCTTGAGCTGAACCTCAAGCCTGCAGCTACATAGGCATGACTGAGCAGACAAACATAAAACATGCTGATCACATCTGAGAtaactgctgcaggagggagagtCTCCACCTGCAGGTGTTAACTCTCCAAACTCTAGGAAGCAATCACACATgactctttcttctttcttcttttttttctttttttttcttttttcttctatatatAACAAACACAAGCTTTTTAAGTTAAGCAAGTGTGGTGGAGGGGAAGGCGTAAGAGTCAGGAATGTTCAGCCATGgtctctcctgctttctctgtagGGCCTTTTGGAAGGCATCTGACAGAGCAGgggtgcttttttgtttgttttcatatttatttactCTGGCCAAGAAAAACTGCGACTGAAAAGGTCTCatgattcatttttttccctgatggtTCCATAATTCTTTAATCAGAAAAGATGGTTTggacaaaacattaaaaatgtggaagtaaaaaaaacatcTCCAGTATGACCCTTTCAAGCCCTCATTCTTCTTCACCATGAGAAACTGAGAAGGGACCACTTACCCAATACAGGCctctcttcccctgcccctGTAAGTCATTGCCATCCCTGACAGGACTGCACACCAGGCTGTTGCTGTGTAAGATACTGTATGTGTAGAAATGCAAAACATACGTGTGCCTAGAATTTGTTTTGAGGGAACTaagcagattttcctttttttttcagccaattTATAAGAGGTTTACAGAAAATAAGTGGGAGTCCAGCAATGAAATTATGAATGAGATCATTAAAACCACCAGCAAACATATTTCAGACTTCAGGACCCTGAAGGATCCTTTCTACCATGTAAGTCAAAGAGCAATTCTGGGATGCTGAGTGTTTCCAGGTCTTATCTTCTGCAACTGGAGTTGCCTTGATGAGCATTAAGCTGGTGAGCTGGCCTGGCATTGGAGAGCCTTCTCGGGCAGCATTTCCATCAGCATGCCACGTAGATTAACCACATAAATCATACTCTTCTCCAGCAGAGTCAGACTTCTGTagctctgctgcagtgtttgCAGAGAAACCACCCTTAGTGTAGAGAAAGTGCTCTAGGGATCTCCCAAAATATTACTTTATTGGTTTTGCAACCTTGAAACACAGATGCAATCACagtgtttgtttcctttgatTGCCCTAAAGACTAGAGGAGATGGACAAATCCCAGATAGCTGAGCCACAACCACTTTTCTGGTGGTGCTGGAGTATATGTGAAACATCAccatataaaataatattttatttcctgcctTTGTCCTCTTAAGAGCTGAAACAGAATTAAGATGTTTTGTGTATTAGAGAGAGGAACAGGAGGAGCAGTGTTAATTCCTGTTTCTCTGGAGtactgctgcttcttctctaaCACATTAGATCTTTTCTATGCCTTCAACTCTTCCCAGAAGGAAACAACATTTGGAAATTCCCACCATTCATTAGTTTGAGTACAAAGAAATTCTCGGCATCTAGGATGTCACGTAACCAGTCATGGGGAGGTTGGCAACCTGTGTTGTTCCTCACATGTGATGGGCAGCAGGCATTTGGTCGGGCATGTTTTACAACACCCAAAATGTTTTTACCCTCCGtccacacacacagagtttGTTTTGTCCCCAAATATAGAGCAAACTAGCAAAAGGTAGATGGATGACTCCCACTTCTCCTTCCCGACAGGCTATTGTTGAGAAGATACATGCCCGTTTGGTTAAAGAGTACATCGTGAGGCTGCTGAAGAAGAAAGTCAGCCTGAAAAATCCAGCACAACAGCAAAATCTGGCCCAAAATATCTCCAAGAACGCTGCCGACCTGGAAGACTTTTGCACCAGCAATGTACGTGAGTGCTTGCTCTATCCACAACAGCACAGGGCATGGGTACattgaaaaacaggaaaataaatgttatggGGCCTCTCATTAACCTTTCCAACTCAGCTTAATTTCCTGTTAGGCAGGTCCTTAGGCAGAAGTAGGTCTTCAAGTGCCTTGGGGCAGGAAGACTCCCCTGCCAccagcctgccctcccctgAATGGAAAGCACTGATTTCATCCTCCTTTGTCTTGTAGGCAGTGGTTTACTTTTGAAGATTTATATTAACTAACTAGGGTCAGAATATTTAGCTGAACACTGCACTGCTCTGGTTTCAGTAAAACTTGCATGGAGTCTGGGTTCTGAGTCTTCCCCCTTGCCCTTCATTTCCCTCACTCTGCTGCTTTTAGGTCAGGCTGGAATGGGCAGTGATGGGTTCCTGGAACAGGAGGGTTTGCCCCACCAAAGACTCCTCCTTTTTCTGCATGGCTGAAACACCTCTCTCTGTCCTCTGAGATCACCTCCCTCCTTTCACACCTCTAAATTTGCCCACAAGAAAGCTGAGCCAAGTGCTGTCCTCTACCACCCCATGTACATTTGACTGGAGAAGGAACAAGCCTGAGCATTGCTGAGCATGGGTGGGAGGTCAGGCAGCTGGCACCTTGGGGTGTCCAACAGCCAGAAAACAGATCCAGGTGGGGCTTTCACCTGAGTGGGCAGGGAGAAGATTTTGGCaatgcctggagctgctgaaggtAGGGAtgtgtgcagagctgggagagagCAGCACCTGGCACTGCATTACCTTGCCCATCAGTCCTCCTACACACTCTGGGCAGTGTAGAAAcccaaggaaaggaaaatatgatgggagggaagagcagagagagtCTGTCAAGGTGGACATGGAAACCTCAGTCTTAGGGCAAACCCCATACCACTTGTGAAGGAGGATTAAAACCCACCATGAAACTAATCCAGTCTCTCCAAGGCTGACCCAAtaaacatcactgaaaacagTGAGGAACCTAAAATACTGCTGTGTCCTTCCCAATCACCAGGTAACAGCCTGGGGAGCCGGCTGGGCAGCATCCCTGAGGAAAcacagctcctgggctgggtgGAGGTTGGCACCTCCACAATGCCCTGCTGACCTCTCTCCTCTTCTGGCAGGGGTCTCAAGCCATGTGGCTGAATTCAGCGCTCCCCAAACTGGCTGAAATAATCCGGCTTCAGGATTTAGGTGCTATTAAAATTGAAGTTGCAACGTTGGCAACAACATACCCAGATATCCGGTAAGAGGCCCTGAAACAGGCTTGCAAATATTCATGTGGAATTTTAATTGAACCAGGAAATAGTCAAATGTGAGTACAGGTGAGGTTCATATAGCCTGAGACTGTACAAATGAGTGGGGActgcctgccaggctgcagcaatcCCAGTACtatcagacaaaaaaataaactattaaaaaaGACCTGATTATATATTCCAAATTCTGGcctgattttctcctttgcCTGGAGGATTCCCTACCCTATCCCAAGCCTCCTGGGAAAGTGCTGGGTCCCATGCAGGATcagcaggtgctgagctggCAACCACCAGGTTGGCAACTGCTGTGGTGTGGGGAGACCAGGCACAGGAGATAACACCTGCCCatttcttttccacagaaaaaagcACCTGGAAGCGTTCCTGTACATCAAAGCCAACCTGTCACACAGCGAACGCAAAAGCATCCTGGGCTACTTGGCAGACAGCACAGCATCCACATCACCTGGGGTCCTGCTCTTCTCCAATATAAGTATGTCCTAGGTCAAAAACACTCCTTGGCACTTGCCGTGTGCCAGGCTGTGGGCTAAGCCAGGGATGGAGACCACCTCTTGAAGTAAGGCACAGCACACACTGCCACTTCTTCCTATGGAAAGTAGTTTGTCCTGATCCAGTTCTCAGCGTCTCGATGGGAATCATTGTCCTTCATGCACCCATGGAAAGAACAGTGCTTGTGAGGACTGGGGTTGCTCCTTGCAGCACCCACAAAGTCCATCCAAGGTCTCCTTGGTGCCACCGCTTCTCTACCTGGACGCTGCCCTGGTGCTATGATCTCCGTCTACCTCACAGGGTGCAACACGGGCCACGTTGCTGATTCCCTAGCCAGCCCAGAATGAGCAGGCACCTTCTATGCAGCTCTTTGTCTTCTAAGGAAACAGTGGGGAAACAAAAACTGAAGCCAAAATTTAGAGGTGTTGGAAAGGTCCCCTGTGAGCATGCTTGCACCCCATCTGCCTTCCTCTGGGCCAGGCAGGGGTGGCCACTTTGGGCTGGCAGGAGAAGCACCAGGTTTTAGGTCAGGAGGAGTTGCTCTCAGCCATGGCAGGACTCCAGCTGTcccactgccctgcagcacccctgGGTCTGGGGCCTGCAGTGGCCCCAGCTGCATTCTCTGCCCCATGCATCTGCATTACTCAGGGGCATCGGGGGTTTGGAActgtccccagggaggctgAGCTGGCCTCACAGCCATATTCCAGCTGAGCAGCATGTACTTCCTTCACCTCTGTGAGGTGGGAGTGCAGAACACCCTCCAGTAGCCACCAGTCCCTGGGCAGTGGCCAAGAGGGTTGGGAACAACTGCCTATTGGGATCTGTCTCCAACATCAAATAAAGCATTTTGGATGTTGCTTAAGCCTTCCCTACTGAGGCAGTGACTTTCCCAGACCCCGTTAACATCACAGGTTGGAG
Encoded here:
- the TNFAIP2 gene encoding tumor necrosis factor alpha-induced protein 2, with translation MMKMLPFFQSGPIGTRNGSESCIGANRQLENPSTSVAGQVPTCPEPSVDEIWTRYQEKMSERPEAACRPSRASSITSNGSCTSAGDSPEKGKKGIKDILTSAFKKIKKTKPPSVKQIMDLLEEHKLCDAAQHLIVLERGLSSKSEEGLNISQQDVESIYEVLKHKVFSVLKDSILLAKINPELLQQAVEALKEQEKEDQNYTLENPPNQHMQFRPRKWKELWMATVKESVETRMKDTSRTPRTEKLSAVGQNLLHMGKTMKEDLTVVAKYIKQLYPPEFNVFSTYAELYHNYFACQAQENAESQLEHKDICLLLSWVHNIYPKDVRKDPVLAEELEKVKLGSLLPSGLSKELEKKYLDSEEATIKNSLSKSLDDEIQKWKEDKEPEKLNGHFQSELLAIILIQSIYSSQEEAKNISVAMGKELSCRLWKELPAFLRSYRDAFEDFKEKGKKHTFYKPILIANINNCWNFRDYTEKNMAEKDYNKASILSTLGDIENSGFEVLLQQLFAQLKPIYKRFTENKWESSNEIMNEIIKTTSKHISDFRTLKDPFYHAIVEKIHARLVKEYIVRLLKKKVSLKNPAQQQNLAQNISKNAADLEDFCTSNGSQAMWLNSALPKLAEIIRLQDLGAIKIEVATLATTYPDIRKKHLEAFLYIKANLSHSERKSILGYLADSTASTSPGVLLFSNISMS